The following are from one region of the Haemophilus parainfluenzae genome:
- a CDS encoding methylated-DNA--[protein]-cysteine S-methyltransferase — MTALFYAYMDSPIGRLLMLSDGEHLTNLDCELEQTTPNPNWILREDLPLFEKVQCSLRRYFNGEPESFSDIPLSPKGTAFQQAIWAALRQIPYGKTASYGGLAESINNPKAVRAVGGAVGSNPISIIIPCHRVLGKKCEITGFGGGLPAKRFLLKLENIPYIDKGVEYVKPKLLKKYHE; from the coding sequence ATGACCGCACTTTTTTATGCTTATATGGATTCACCAATTGGTCGATTATTAATGCTTTCTGATGGTGAACATCTTACAAATTTAGATTGTGAGTTAGAACAAACCACGCCAAATCCAAATTGGATTTTACGAGAAGATTTACCGCTTTTTGAAAAAGTGCAGTGTTCTTTAAGGCGTTATTTTAATGGCGAGCCAGAAAGTTTCTCCGATATTCCTTTATCGCCTAAAGGTACCGCATTTCAACAAGCAATTTGGGCAGCATTGCGTCAAATTCCTTATGGTAAAACAGCCAGTTATGGTGGTTTAGCAGAAAGCATTAATAACCCTAAGGCTGTGCGAGCTGTTGGCGGTGCGGTAGGGAGTAACCCCATTAGCATTATTATTCCATGTCATCGTGTATTAGGGAAAAAATGTGAAATCACCGGTTTTGGTGGTGGATTGCCGGCAAAACGCTTTTTATTGAAACTAGAAAATATTCCTTACATCGACAAAGGCGTAGAATACGTTAAACCAAAATTATTGAAGAAATACCACGAATGA
- the mutH gene encoding DNA mismatch repair endonuclease MutH, with protein sequence MIPQTEQALLEKAQSIAGLTFGELADELNIPVPPDLKRDKGWVGMLLETALGATAGSKAEQDFSHLGIELKTLPINAEGFPLETTFVSLAPLVQNSGVNWENSHVRHKLSKVLWIPIEGSRGIPLRERHIGQPILWQPSTEQEHQLRQDWEELMDYIVLGKLDQVTARIGEVMQLRPKGANSKAITKGIGKNGEVIDTLPLGFYLRKEFTAGILNAFLNHKNG encoded by the coding sequence ATGATCCCACAAACCGAACAAGCCTTATTAGAAAAAGCCCAATCTATTGCGGGGTTAACCTTTGGTGAACTTGCAGATGAGTTAAATATTCCCGTTCCACCAGATTTAAAACGCGATAAAGGTTGGGTCGGAATGTTGCTTGAAACCGCATTAGGAGCGACTGCTGGTAGTAAAGCAGAGCAGGACTTTTCCCATTTAGGCATCGAATTAAAAACCTTACCCATCAATGCCGAAGGTTTTCCGTTGGAAACCACGTTTGTGAGTCTTGCCCCCTTGGTGCAAAATTCAGGGGTAAATTGGGAAAATTCACACGTTCGTCATAAATTATCGAAAGTTTTGTGGATTCCCATTGAAGGCAGCCGAGGCATTCCTTTGCGTGAGCGCCATATTGGCCAACCTATCTTATGGCAACCTTCGACTGAACAAGAACATCAATTACGCCAAGATTGGGAAGAGTTGATGGATTATATTGTGCTCGGGAAGTTAGATCAGGTTACGGCGCGTATTGGTGAAGTTATGCAGCTGCGTCCAAAAGGTGCAAACAGTAAAGCCATTACGAAAGGCATTGGTAAAAATGGAGAAGTGATTGATACCTTGCCGTTGGGGTTTTATTTACGGAAAGAATTTACGGCAGGCATTTTAAACGCTTTTCTTAATCATAAAAATGGGTGA
- the tilS gene encoding tRNA lysidine(34) synthetase TilS, whose translation MDLFSLFQAQIPTTANKLLIAFSGGLDSTALLSLVKKLSEKRPHLSLRAIHIHHGLSPNADAWTAHCQQLCEQFAIPLIIEKVKVEMHDGIEAGAREARYQAISTHIQPNEYLVTAHHLNDQTETFFLALKRGAGLQGLGAMQKESQLFGMSILRPLLSFSRNELENYVQQENLSWVEDESNQDNHYDRNFLRNQILPELRQRWGHFDHAVQRAAQHCFEQHQLINELLQDCFEQHILEDQKQFLLLNFLDYSLQKQTALLRMWLAKNQIAMPTQVQLMHIIDDVIQAKADASPQFQLGEHIIRRYQQCLYLTGKFADLSQTCLDMPLNQQIALPDNLGTIYATHNATGILVNWNEKQVQLADTQEPIQIRFAYTGKVKRQHNRPAETMKKIWQELGVPPWQRNCIPLIFYGETLQSAVGFFRVFQNLEK comes from the coding sequence ATGGATCTTTTTTCATTATTCCAAGCTCAAATTCCAACCACCGCCAATAAGCTTCTCATTGCTTTTAGCGGTGGTTTGGATTCTACTGCACTGCTTTCTTTAGTTAAAAAACTCAGCGAAAAACGACCGCACTTAAGTCTACGAGCTATCCATATCCATCACGGATTAAGCCCGAATGCGGATGCTTGGACGGCTCATTGCCAACAACTCTGTGAGCAATTTGCCATTCCACTTATTATTGAAAAAGTCAAAGTGGAAATGCACGATGGCATTGAAGCGGGCGCAAGAGAAGCTCGCTATCAAGCTATTTCAACACATATTCAACCAAATGAATATCTAGTCACTGCACATCATTTAAATGATCAAACTGAGACTTTTTTCCTGGCGCTAAAACGCGGAGCAGGATTGCAAGGTTTAGGTGCCATGCAAAAAGAAAGTCAATTGTTCGGGATGTCAATTCTGCGCCCACTCCTTTCTTTTAGCCGTAATGAATTAGAAAATTATGTTCAACAAGAAAATCTGTCTTGGGTCGAAGACGAAAGCAATCAAGATAATCATTACGATCGCAATTTCTTACGTAACCAAATTTTGCCTGAATTACGCCAACGCTGGGGGCATTTTGATCATGCTGTTCAGCGTGCCGCACAACATTGTTTTGAGCAACATCAACTGATTAATGAATTGTTACAAGATTGCTTTGAACAGCACATTCTTGAGGATCAAAAACAGTTTTTGCTCCTAAACTTTCTAGACTATTCACTGCAAAAACAAACCGCACTTTTGCGCATGTGGTTGGCTAAAAATCAGATTGCCATGCCAACGCAGGTTCAATTAATGCATATTATTGATGATGTTATTCAGGCTAAAGCGGATGCATCCCCACAATTTCAACTTGGGGAGCATATTATTCGCCGTTATCAGCAATGTCTCTATTTAACAGGAAAATTCGCTGATTTGTCGCAAACTTGTCTTGATATGCCGTTAAATCAACAGATTGCCTTGCCTGATAATCTTGGAACAATTTATGCAACCCACAATGCGACAGGCATTTTAGTCAATTGGAACGAAAAACAGGTTCAACTTGCTGATACACAAGAGCCGATTCAAATACGATTTGCTTATACTGGCAAAGTAAAACGACAACATAATCGCCCTGCCGAAACCATGAAAAAAATTTGGCAAGAGCTCGGCGTTCCGCCTTGGCAACGAAATTGTATCCCCCTCATTTTTTATGGTGAGACTTTACAAAGTGCGGTGGGTTTTTTCCGTGTTTTTCAAAACTTAGAGAAATAA
- the pdxY gene encoding pyridoxal kinase, whose product MKNVLAIQSHVVYGFAGNKSATFPMQLLGVDVWALNTVQFSNHTQYGKWTGMVIPQEQIGEIANGLDAIGKLQECDALLSGYLGSAEQVDKIIYALEKIKARNPNALYLCDPVMPNAEKVCVVADGVRERLIEKAIPRADIMTPNLSELRTLSDFPINTFDDVLKAANALVAKGVKKVLVKHLGKAGKLNDPNTFEIIMATPEGVWHLSRPLYKFSFEPVGVGDLIAGTFLAHYLNCGNDVEAFEKMNNAVAGVMKTTFDLKSYELQPIAARFEILNPSTNYKAVKVA is encoded by the coding sequence ATGAAAAACGTATTAGCAATCCAATCTCACGTGGTTTATGGTTTTGCCGGTAATAAATCCGCCACTTTTCCAATGCAGCTATTAGGCGTAGATGTATGGGCACTCAATACCGTGCAATTCTCTAACCATACTCAATATGGCAAATGGACGGGCATGGTGATTCCACAAGAACAAATTGGTGAAATTGCTAACGGCTTAGATGCCATTGGAAAACTGCAAGAATGTGATGCATTGCTTTCTGGCTATTTAGGTTCAGCTGAACAAGTTGACAAAATTATCTATGCTTTAGAAAAAATCAAAGCGCGTAATCCAAATGCACTTTACTTATGCGATCCTGTTATGCCAAATGCCGAAAAAGTCTGCGTGGTCGCCGATGGTGTACGTGAACGCTTAATTGAAAAAGCCATTCCACGTGCAGACATCATGACACCAAACCTTTCTGAGCTTCGTACACTTTCTGATTTCCCTATCAACACCTTTGACGATGTGCTCAAAGCCGCTAATGCATTAGTTGCCAAAGGTGTGAAAAAAGTGTTAGTTAAACACTTAGGTAAAGCAGGTAAATTGAATGATCCTAATACCTTTGAAATTATTATGGCGACACCTGAAGGCGTATGGCATTTAAGTCGTCCACTTTATAAATTTAGCTTTGAACCTGTTGGTGTGGGTGATTTAATTGCGGGAACTTTCTTGGCGCATTACTTAAACTGTGGCAATGATGTTGAAGCTTTTGAAAAAATGAATAATGCTGTTGCTGGCGTAATGAAAACTACCTTTGATTTGAAATCTTACGAACTCCAACCTATTGCTGCGCGTTTTGAAATCTTAAATCCAAGCACAAACTACAAAGCTGTTAAAGTTGCCTAA
- the accA gene encoding acetyl-CoA carboxylase carboxyl transferase subunit alpha: MSQEYLDFELPIAELEAKIEALRSASDDKIDLHDEIKRLQKKSDELTKKTFANLDAWQVSRMARHPNRPYTLDYIEHIFTDFQELAGDRAFADDKAIVGGLARLDGRAVMIIGHQKGRTVKDKVTRNFGMPAPEGYRKALRLMQMAERFNLPIITFIDTPGAYPGIGAEERGQSEAIARNLREMSTLKVPVICTVIGEGGSGGALAIGVGDKVNMLQYSTYSVISPEGCASILWKSAEKASTAAEVMGLTATRLKELGLIDNIVPEPLGGAHRNYHEMARNLKQCLVEELNELDTFDKDGLLERRYERLMSYGYC, encoded by the coding sequence ATGAGCCAAGAATATTTAGATTTTGAATTACCTATTGCTGAACTTGAAGCCAAAATTGAAGCACTACGTTCAGCATCTGATGACAAAATTGATTTACACGATGAAATTAAACGCTTACAAAAGAAAAGCGATGAATTAACCAAAAAAACCTTTGCAAATCTTGATGCATGGCAGGTTTCTCGTATGGCACGTCACCCAAATCGTCCATACACCCTTGATTATATCGAACATATTTTTACTGATTTCCAAGAACTTGCAGGCGATCGTGCCTTTGCAGATGATAAAGCAATCGTAGGTGGTCTTGCTCGTTTAGATGGTCGCGCGGTAATGATTATCGGCCACCAAAAAGGTCGTACAGTAAAAGATAAAGTAACACGTAACTTTGGTATGCCAGCACCTGAAGGCTATCGTAAAGCATTACGTTTAATGCAAATGGCTGAGCGTTTTAACTTACCTATTATTACCTTTATCGACACGCCAGGGGCTTACCCGGGCATCGGTGCGGAAGAACGTGGTCAATCTGAAGCAATTGCTCGTAACTTACGTGAAATGTCTACCTTAAAAGTGCCTGTTATCTGTACCGTAATCGGTGAAGGCGGTTCTGGTGGTGCATTAGCCATTGGTGTCGGCGACAAAGTAAATATGTTGCAATATTCAACTTATTCCGTTATTTCACCAGAAGGCTGTGCGTCTATCTTATGGAAAAGCGCAGAAAAAGCGTCAACCGCAGCCGAAGTCATGGGCTTAACCGCAACTCGTTTAAAAGAGTTAGGTTTAATTGATAATATCGTTCCAGAACCATTAGGTGGTGCGCATCGTAATTATCATGAAATGGCACGCAATTTAAAACAATGCCTTGTTGAAGAACTCAACGAACTTGATACATTCGACAAAGATGGCTTATTAGAAAGACGTTACGAACGTTTAATGTCTTATGGCTATTGTTAA
- the znuB gene encoding zinc ABC transporter permease subunit ZnuB, which yields MFEILFPALLTGLLLSLITAPLGAFVVWRKMAYFGDTLSHSALLGVALGIFLQINPYVAIVILTIILAVLMVWLESNTQFSVDTLLGIIAHSCLSLGVVTVGLLKNVRVDLMSYLFGDLLAINFNDLPYIAAGVIIVLGTLLYFWQALLSTTVSPELAQVEGINIKKMRFILMILTALTIALSMKFVGALIITSLLIIPAATARRFAKTPEQVVFIAILISMLSVVGGLFLSAFYDTAAGPSVVICSAFLFLLSLLKKEYL from the coding sequence ATGTTTGAGATTTTATTTCCCGCCTTGCTTACGGGCTTACTGCTTTCCTTAATTACCGCACCACTCGGTGCTTTTGTGGTGTGGCGTAAAATGGCTTATTTTGGTGATACCCTTTCCCACTCAGCCTTACTCGGTGTGGCGTTAGGCATTTTCCTACAAATTAACCCTTATGTTGCCATTGTAATTTTGACGATTATTCTCGCCGTATTAATGGTATGGCTCGAAAGTAACACGCAATTTTCAGTGGATACCCTTTTAGGCATTATCGCGCACAGTTGTCTTTCACTTGGCGTGGTTACGGTTGGCTTACTTAAAAATGTCCGAGTCGATTTAATGAGTTATCTTTTTGGGGATTTACTCGCCATTAATTTTAACGATTTACCTTATATTGCTGCTGGCGTAATCATTGTATTAGGCACTCTACTTTACTTCTGGCAAGCCTTACTCTCCACCACAGTTTCGCCTGAATTAGCCCAAGTAGAAGGCATTAACATTAAAAAAATGCGATTTATTTTAATGATTTTGACCGCACTGACGATCGCATTAAGTATGAAGTTTGTAGGGGCCCTGATTATTACATCGCTATTAATTATTCCAGCCGCAACAGCAAGACGTTTTGCCAAAACACCTGAACAAGTGGTGTTTATTGCGATTTTAATCAGTATGCTTTCCGTCGTTGGCGGGTTATTCCTTTCCGCCTTTTATGATACAGCTGCGGGGCCTTCTGTCGTGATTTGTTCCGCATTTTTGTTTTTGTTATCATTACTAAAAAAGGAATATTTATAA
- the znuC gene encoding zinc ABC transporter ATP-binding protein ZnuC, protein MQIRAIQPAQPTPLITLKNINVVFEQKTALRDINLSIYPNSIITIVGPNGGGKSTLLKTLLKLQTPTSGEVIYSANVRIGYVPQKIHLDHSLPMTVERFLALKKGVKTQEISTALEQLSITHLRKNNMQKLSGGEMQRVLLARAILNKPNLLVLDEPTQGVDINGQAELYQLIHRTQQTLNCAVLMVSHDLHIVMADSKEVLCINQHICCAGTPESLSNDPKFMRLWGNQISQNMGFYTHHHNHHHNMHGDVCSCSANPSECQQ, encoded by the coding sequence ATGCAAATTCGCGCCATTCAACCAGCCCAACCCACACCATTAATTACACTGAAAAATATCAATGTGGTCTTTGAACAAAAGACCGCATTGCGGGATATTAATCTCAGTATTTATCCTAATTCCATTATCACCATTGTAGGCCCAAATGGTGGAGGAAAATCGACTCTCTTAAAAACCTTATTAAAATTACAAACGCCAACATCCGGTGAAGTAATTTATAGCGCTAATGTCAGAATTGGCTATGTCCCACAAAAAATTCACCTCGATCACAGCTTACCGATGACGGTTGAGCGTTTTCTTGCGCTCAAAAAAGGTGTTAAAACGCAAGAAATATCAACCGCACTTGAGCAACTTTCTATTACGCATCTGAGAAAAAATAATATGCAAAAACTCTCTGGTGGCGAGATGCAACGTGTATTATTGGCCCGTGCGATTTTAAATAAACCCAATTTACTGGTGCTAGATGAACCAACTCAAGGCGTGGATATTAATGGTCAAGCTGAACTTTATCAGCTGATTCATCGTACTCAACAAACCTTAAACTGTGCGGTTTTAATGGTTTCCCATGATTTGCATATCGTGATGGCGGACAGTAAAGAAGTGTTGTGCATCAATCAACACATTTGCTGTGCCGGCACACCAGAAAGCCTATCCAATGATCCCAAATTTATGCGTCTTTGGGGCAATCAAATCTCACAAAATATGGGCTTTTATACGCACCACCATAACCATCACCATAATATGCACGGTGATGTTTGTAGTTGCAGTGCCAATCCATCAGAATGCCAACAATAA
- the mepM gene encoding murein DD-endopeptidase MepM: MQHVKLARDRRKRKSRIKAAIFFAALLLILTGIFLAFKDTADYDPSLQSNLEPEMVDNVQYQSLTPEKTESDKSQTQAGEHPETKQNANTEDATSYDDELQAKDDEVDEIKPQFDELTDLPKDAQDALSGILDVADQALRITDQFSHTVVRGDSLKDVLELSGLEDDTAKNLIAEYPELKTLRAGQQFYWILDKEDQLEYLNWLVSEKEERIYERTEDGKFKRQILEKKSIWKKEVLKGTINGSFASSLRDLGLDGRQISQLSSALQWQVSLQKLSKGTKFAILVSREYLGDKLTGQGNVEAIHIMADGKSYYGIQAANGRYYDKQGETLGKGFARYPLQRQARISSPFNPNRRHPVTGRVRPHKGVDFAVSPGTPVIAPAEGVVEKVAYQAGGAGRYVVIRHGREYQTVYMHLSRALVRAGQTVKKGERIALTGNTGISTGPHLHYEFHINERAVNPLTVKLPGTSSGMATAERKQFLVRAKEVERTLKL; encoded by the coding sequence TTGCAACACGTTAAATTAGCTAGAGATCGACGGAAAAGAAAATCCCGCATAAAAGCGGCGATTTTTTTTGCTGCACTTTTGCTTATTTTAACGGGTATTTTTCTCGCCTTTAAAGATACCGCGGATTACGATCCTTCTCTGCAAAGTAATCTTGAACCAGAGATGGTGGATAACGTTCAATATCAATCCCTTACACCTGAAAAAACAGAATCTGATAAGTCGCAAACTCAAGCAGGCGAACATCCTGAAACGAAGCAGAATGCGAATACGGAAGATGCGACTTCTTACGATGATGAACTTCAAGCCAAAGATGACGAAGTAGATGAAATCAAACCGCAGTTTGATGAGCTAACTGATTTACCAAAAGATGCGCAAGATGCGCTTAGCGGTATTTTAGATGTAGCCGATCAGGCATTGCGTATTACCGATCAATTTAGTCATACGGTGGTGCGTGGCGATTCATTAAAAGATGTGTTAGAGCTTTCAGGTTTAGAAGATGATACGGCGAAGAATTTAATCGCTGAGTATCCTGAATTAAAAACTTTGCGCGCAGGTCAACAGTTCTATTGGATTTTAGATAAAGAAGATCAACTGGAATATTTAAACTGGTTGGTGTCTGAAAAAGAAGAACGCATTTATGAGCGCACGGAAGACGGTAAATTTAAACGTCAAATCTTAGAGAAGAAAAGTATCTGGAAGAAAGAGGTGTTAAAAGGCACGATTAACGGATCTTTTGCATCAAGTTTGCGTGATTTAGGCTTGGATGGTCGTCAAATTAGCCAATTAAGTTCTGCGTTACAATGGCAGGTAAGCCTTCAAAAACTCAGCAAAGGCACCAAATTTGCGATTTTGGTATCACGTGAATATTTAGGCGATAAATTAACCGGTCAAGGTAACGTTGAAGCCATTCATATTATGGCAGACGGTAAGAGCTATTATGGCATTCAAGCCGCCAATGGTCGTTACTACGATAAGCAAGGGGAAACCCTTGGTAAAGGCTTTGCGCGTTATCCATTGCAACGTCAAGCGCGTATTTCGTCACCATTTAACCCAAATCGTCGACATCCGGTAACAGGGCGTGTTCGTCCGCATAAAGGGGTGGACTTTGCTGTTTCACCAGGTACGCCAGTTATTGCGCCAGCAGAAGGTGTAGTAGAAAAAGTCGCTTATCAAGCTGGTGGTGCAGGACGTTATGTGGTGATACGTCATGGTCGTGAATATCAAACGGTGTATATGCATTTAAGTCGTGCTTTAGTGCGTGCGGGGCAAACTGTGAAGAAAGGGGAGCGTATTGCATTAACCGGTAATACAGGGATTTCAACTGGTCCACACTTGCACTACGAGTTTCATATTAATGAGCGTGCGGTGAACCCGCTTACGGTGAAATTGCCGGGCACCAGCAGCGGAATGGCAACGGCAGAACGTAAGCAATTCTTAGTTCGAGCGAAAGAAGTCGAAAGAACGTTAAAATTATAG